Proteins encoded within one genomic window of Spirulina major PCC 6313:
- the mutY gene encoding A/G-specific adenine glycosylase → MRRSLLTWYAHNGRTLPWRGETDPYKIWISEIMLQQTQVKTVIPYYQRWLEQFPTIAALAAADQQQVLKCWEGLGYYARCRNLHKAAQQIVQHHGGQLPLQLSEVLKLPGIGRTTAGGILSAVANQPLAILDGNVKRVLARLTALPMPPGRAIAPLWALSERLIDPDQGRDFNQGIMDLGATLCTPKQPACLLCPWRSPCQAFTHTLQDQLPMRETSAPLPHKNIGVAVIHNPQGEILIDRRNESGLLGGLWEFPGGKLEAGETIPACIEREIREELAIDIEVGEHLITLDHAYSHFRVTLNVHYCRHLSGEPQPLESQEVRWVAIADLDQYPFPKANSKIIAAILAHPPTPSQAPKDRVE, encoded by the coding sequence TTGCGGCGATCGCTCCTCACCTGGTATGCCCACAACGGCCGCACCCTGCCCTGGCGCGGTGAAACTGACCCCTACAAAATTTGGATCTCCGAAATCATGCTGCAACAGACGCAGGTAAAAACGGTGATCCCCTATTATCAACGCTGGTTAGAGCAATTTCCCACGATCGCCGCCCTCGCCGCCGCCGATCAACAACAGGTGCTGAAATGTTGGGAAGGCTTGGGCTACTATGCCCGCTGTCGCAATCTCCATAAGGCGGCCCAACAGATTGTGCAGCACCACGGCGGCCAGTTGCCGCTGCAACTGTCAGAAGTGTTAAAGTTACCGGGGATTGGTCGCACCACAGCGGGCGGCATCCTCAGTGCTGTGGCAAATCAACCGTTGGCGATTCTCGATGGTAATGTGAAACGGGTCTTAGCACGGCTGACGGCGTTACCGATGCCCCCAGGCAGAGCGATCGCCCCCCTGTGGGCCCTGTCCGAACGTTTAATTGATCCCGATCAGGGCCGCGATTTTAATCAAGGCATCATGGATCTCGGCGCGACCCTTTGCACCCCAAAGCAACCGGCCTGCCTGCTGTGTCCCTGGCGATCGCCCTGTCAAGCCTTCACCCATACCCTCCAAGATCAACTCCCCATGCGCGAAACCTCAGCCCCCCTCCCCCATAAAAATATCGGTGTAGCCGTCATCCATAACCCCCAGGGCGAAATCCTGATCGACCGGCGCAACGAAAGCGGTCTCCTCGGCGGCCTGTGGGAATTTCCCGGTGGCAAACTCGAAGCCGGTGAAACCATTCCGGCCTGTATCGAGCGGGAAATTCGTGAAGAACTGGCCATCGACATCGAAGTGGGAGAACACCTGATCACCCTTGACCATGCCTATAGTCATTTTCGCGTCACCCTCAACGTCCACTATTGCCGCCATCTCAGCGGTGAGCCGCAACCTCTCGAATCTCAAGAAGTGCGCTGGGTGGCGATCGCCGATCTCGATCAATACCCCTTTCCCAAAGCCAACAGCAAAATCATCGCCGCCATTCTCGCCCACCCCCCAACGCCTAGCCAGGCCCCCAAAGACAGGGTAGAATAG
- a CDS encoding IS4 family transposase, translating to MGNSFRQTVAGLFARKDMNSATMLSGHVASTQARVQASESEYLIAAQDTTYYNYSGQTQMSGLGRIQGKVRGLMQHNVLLMEQEGQPLGLIHQQYWTRGGAIDWPSPQKESQKWFKGLVAVNQQAQGSNRRWVVICDREGDIFEFFKAEREPNVDLLVRVCQPRRVEVAAAGTVCPLPDVAEQLDDYGQYSVQIERLYEGKGRTVDVTLQLQAATVYIYPRQDLSPARHKTQPLTLVMATEVACVDGKTQVDCFDADNSLCWSLLTSLPVATAADVQRILRFYALRWRIERLHFTLKSGALNVERLQFDDVHTLVNALTFYSVVAWRLLGLTYALRQDPEQSAQTLFDADELRLLHQLSGQAVDSLRQATLALTKLVGFAPSRRQPLPGVKVLAIAIERFFFVKQGAQAVSKPLQD from the coding sequence ATGGGCAACAGCTTTAGGCAAACAGTGGCCGGTTTGTTTGCCCGCAAGGACATGAACAGTGCAACGATGTTGTCCGGTCACGTGGCATCCACCCAAGCCCGAGTCCAAGCCAGTGAGAGTGAGTATCTCATCGCGGCTCAGGACACAACGTACTACAACTACTCAGGTCAGACGCAGATGTCGGGATTGGGGAGAATCCAGGGTAAGGTGCGGGGACTGATGCAGCACAATGTGTTGCTCATGGAGCAGGAGGGGCAGCCCCTAGGACTAATCCATCAACAGTACTGGACGCGAGGGGGGGCGATAGATTGGCCGTCGCCGCAAAAAGAATCTCAAAAGTGGTTCAAGGGCTTGGTTGCGGTCAACCAACAAGCCCAAGGGTCAAACCGACGGTGGGTGGTCATCTGTGACCGAGAAGGGGATATTTTCGAGTTCTTCAAAGCTGAGCGTGAGCCCAATGTGGATTTGCTGGTGCGGGTGTGTCAACCCCGCCGCGTCGAAGTGGCTGCCGCCGGAACGGTCTGTCCATTGCCGGATGTCGCTGAGCAGCTCGACGACTACGGGCAGTATTCAGTGCAGATTGAGCGGCTGTATGAGGGCAAGGGACGAACGGTAGACGTGACCTTGCAGTTGCAGGCGGCAACCGTTTACATCTACCCGCGTCAAGATTTGAGCCCCGCTCGCCACAAGACGCAGCCCCTTACGCTGGTTATGGCTACCGAGGTCGCTTGTGTCGATGGGAAAACGCAGGTGGACTGCTTCGACGCTGACAACAGTCTGTGCTGGTCTTTGCTCACCAGTCTACCGGTGGCAACGGCAGCGGATGTCCAACGCATCCTCCGTTTCTATGCTCTGCGTTGGCGCATTGAACGGCTTCACTTCACTCTCAAGTCTGGGGCGTTAAATGTGGAGCGGCTCCAATTTGACGATGTGCATACCTTGGTCAATGCCTTAACTTTTTACTCGGTGGTCGCTTGGCGGCTTCTCGGGTTGACTTATGCCTTGCGTCAAGACCCTGAACAGTCGGCTCAGACGCTTTTTGATGCCGATGAACTCAGGTTGTTGCATCAGCTCTCGGGCCAAGCTGTTGACTCCCTGCGACAGGCTACGCTGGCGTTGACGAAGTTAGTGGGCTTTGCTCCTTCTCGAAGGCAACCACTGCCAGGGGTCAAAGTCCTGGCTATTGCGATTGAACGTTTTTTCTTTGTTAAGCAGGGGGCTCAGGCTGTCTCCAAACCCCTACAGGATTAG
- the ndk gene encoding nucleoside-diphosphate kinase, which yields MERTFLMIKPDGVQRGLVGDIIKRFETKGFTLVGLKFMAVSRELAEQHYDVHKERPFFQGLVDFITSSPVVAMVWEGDGVVASARKLIGATNPLMSEPGTIRGDYGIQVGRNLIHGSDAIETAQREIALWFSEDELVAWESHSKAWLVEE from the coding sequence ATGGAACGGACTTTTTTGATGATTAAACCCGATGGCGTGCAACGGGGCTTAGTCGGTGACATCATCAAACGCTTTGAAACCAAAGGGTTTACCCTCGTGGGCCTGAAATTTATGGCGGTATCCCGTGAACTCGCCGAACAACATTACGATGTGCATAAAGAACGCCCCTTTTTCCAAGGCTTGGTAGACTTCATCACCTCTAGCCCGGTGGTGGCGATGGTGTGGGAAGGTGATGGCGTAGTGGCATCGGCGCGGAAATTGATCGGGGCAACCAATCCCCTGATGTCCGAACCTGGCACGATTCGCGGCGACTACGGCATCCAAGTCGGGCGCAACCTGATCCACGGTTCCGACGCGATCGAAACGGCACAGCGGGAAATCGCCCTGTGGTTTAGCGAGGATGAGCTTGTCGCCTGGGAATCCCACAGTAAAGCGTGGTTGGTGGAAGAATAA
- a CDS encoding class I SAM-dependent methyltransferase, translated as MSHKTLGLDAQLYQYLQQVSLREPDSLAQLRAETAQHPMARMQIAPEQGQFMALLVELIGARKTLEVGVFTGYSALAIALALPDDGCVVACDLDGEVTAIARRHWQQAGVAEKIQLHIAPALDTLDYLLATGQGSTFDFAFIDADKRNYPHYYEKALALLRPGGLMAIDNVLWSGRVADPAVQDHRTIAIREFNTQLHQDDRISLSLVPIADGLTLARKRG; from the coding sequence ATGAGTCATAAAACCCTGGGCTTAGATGCCCAACTGTATCAATACTTACAACAAGTCTCCCTCCGCGAACCCGACAGCCTCGCCCAACTTCGCGCCGAGACCGCCCAGCACCCCATGGCTCGGATGCAGATTGCACCGGAACAGGGGCAATTTATGGCGCTCCTGGTTGAACTGATCGGAGCAAGGAAAACCCTTGAAGTTGGGGTGTTTACGGGCTACAGTGCCTTAGCGATCGCCCTCGCGCTGCCGGACGATGGCTGTGTCGTGGCCTGTGATCTGGATGGGGAGGTGACGGCGATCGCTCGTCGCCACTGGCAGCAGGCCGGCGTTGCAGAAAAAATCCAACTCCACATCGCCCCTGCCCTCGACACCCTCGATTATCTCCTCGCCACCGGCCAAGGCAGCACCTTCGATTTTGCCTTCATCGATGCCGACAAACGCAACTATCCCCACTACTACGAAAAAGCCCTCGCCCTGCTGCGCCCTGGGGGATTGATGGCCATTGATAACGTCCTGTGGTCGGGGCGGGTAGCCGATCCAGCCGTACAGGATCACCGCACGATCGCCATCCGCGAATTCAACACCCAACTGCACCAAGACGATCGCATTTCCCTCAGTCTCGTGCCCATTGCCGACGGTTTAACCCTCGCTCGTAAACGCGGCTAG
- a CDS encoding DUF760 domain-containing protein: MNHNLNPGQDFSVETDAANKLWHYVQSLSPEMIAQLSKPQSSEVFGVMERNIVGLLGTLPSDHFDVTISTSREHLGRLLASAIMSGYFLRNAEQRMTFESSLQGIHSETDDSDR, translated from the coding sequence GTGAATCATAATCTCAATCCGGGTCAAGACTTTTCCGTCGAAACAGATGCTGCAAATAAGCTCTGGCACTACGTCCAAAGTCTCAGTCCGGAAATGATCGCCCAACTCTCCAAGCCCCAATCTTCGGAGGTCTTTGGTGTGATGGAGCGAAATATTGTGGGCCTGTTGGGGACGTTACCCTCAGATCATTTCGATGTGACGATCAGCACCAGCCGTGAACACCTCGGCCGCCTGCTGGCATCGGCAATCATGAGCGGTTATTTTCTCCGCAACGCGGAACAACGGATGACCTTTGAATCGTCCCTCCAGGGGATTCACAGTGAAACGGACGACTCAGACCGTTAA
- a CDS encoding Rpn family recombination-promoting nuclease/putative transposase has product MYDNSCKFLIETYPEDFAAWLIGQPVPLTELKPTELVSEPIRADSLLLQGDDVVLQVEFQTQPDPTMPRRMADYFLRIQKKFPQKQIKQVVLYLRTSGSPLVYETQFQSQGMTHCFEVVRLWEQPQALFWNRPGLLPLAILSQGAETDAVGLLQQIQRRLGEIVTDGGIRSNLEAATGILAGLKLEADLIQQVMRSGAMRESTFYQAILEEGRQEGRQEGRQEGRQEGRKEERFSLLRKIVPFLQSCRVPVEPILKMAGVTLEELELGEGSSEDEAM; this is encoded by the coding sequence GTGTATGACAATTCTTGCAAATTTCTCATCGAAACCTATCCTGAAGACTTTGCCGCCTGGCTCATTGGTCAACCCGTTCCCCTCACCGAACTCAAACCCACCGAGCTAGTCAGCGAACCGATTCGCGCCGATTCCCTACTGTTGCAAGGGGACGATGTGGTGTTGCAGGTAGAATTCCAAACCCAGCCAGACCCCACCATGCCCCGTCGGATGGCGGATTATTTCCTACGCATCCAGAAGAAATTTCCCCAAAAACAAATCAAGCAAGTGGTGCTCTATCTGCGCACCAGCGGATCTCCCCTCGTCTACGAAACCCAATTCCAATCCCAAGGTATGACCCATTGTTTTGAGGTGGTGCGGTTGTGGGAGCAGCCCCAAGCATTGTTTTGGAATAGACCGGGTTTATTGCCTTTGGCGATTCTATCCCAGGGGGCAGAAACCGATGCGGTGGGTTTGCTCCAGCAGATTCAGCGTCGGCTGGGGGAAATCGTGACCGATGGGGGGATACGCAGCAATCTGGAAGCGGCAACAGGGATATTGGCGGGGTTAAAATTAGAAGCAGATCTCATTCAACAAGTTATGAGGAGCGGAGCCATGCGAGAGTCGACGTTTTATCAAGCGATCCTTGAAGAGGGTCGTCAAGAGGGTCGCCAAGAGGGTCGCCAAGAGGGTCGCCAAGAGGGGCGAAAAGAGGAGCGATTTAGCCTGCTCCGCAAAATTGTACCGTTTTTGCAAAGCTGTCGAGTTCCTGTTGAGCCGATCTTGAAGATGGCGGGGGTGACGCTGGAGGAGTTGGAACTGGGTGAAGGGTCTTCAGAGGATGAGGCAATGTAG
- a CDS encoding CBS domain-containing protein, whose translation MTKTVAEFMTPTPITVTPQTSLREAIQLLAEKQISGLPVVDDAGTLVGVLSDADLMWQETGADPPPYIMFLDSVIFLQNPARYEQELHKSLGQTVGEVMTKKPITAQPDQSLRDAARIMHEKHVRRLPVVDANGQIVGILSHGDIIRAMAAS comes from the coding sequence ATGACAAAAACTGTGGCGGAGTTTATGACTCCCACGCCCATTACGGTAACTCCACAAACCTCACTACGGGAGGCGATTCAGCTTTTGGCCGAAAAACAGATCAGCGGTCTGCCGGTGGTGGATGATGCTGGGACGTTAGTGGGGGTGCTGTCGGACGCGGATTTGATGTGGCAAGAAACGGGTGCTGATCCGCCGCCTTACATTATGTTTCTCGATAGTGTGATTTTTTTGCAAAACCCGGCCCGCTATGAACAGGAATTGCACAAATCCCTAGGGCAAACCGTGGGCGAAGTGATGACGAAAAAACCGATCACCGCTCAACCGGATCAAAGCCTCCGGGATGCGGCTCGGATCATGCATGAAAAGCATGTGCGTCGCTTGCCGGTGGTGGATGCCAACGGTCAGATCGTGGGGATTCTTTCCCATGGTGATATTATTCGAGCGATGGCAGCGAGTTAA
- a CDS encoding helix-turn-helix transcriptional regulator, with translation MNFEDIYTFFNNPPPHYLNRELAVCYVLSVLLNNESYGTELIELLERDYPTYRLSDTVLYGALKFLEREKSIVGYWKKVTGRGRPRRMYQLCDSAHRQAEELSHYWQSYVNQETQRQAQAM, from the coding sequence ATGAACTTTGAAGATATTTACACCTTTTTCAACAACCCTCCGCCGCATTATCTCAACCGAGAACTGGCGGTGTGCTATGTTCTCTCGGTGTTGCTCAACAATGAATCCTACGGTACAGAGTTGATCGAGTTGCTCGAACGTGACTATCCCACCTACCGGCTTTCAGATACCGTCTTGTACGGTGCGTTGAAATTCCTCGAACGGGAAAAGAGCATTGTCGGCTACTGGAAAAAAGTCACCGGCCGGGGTCGCCCGCGTCGGATGTACCAGCTCTGTGATTCGGCCCATCGCCAAGCGGAGGAACTTTCGCACTACTGGCAAAGCTACGTCAATCAAGAGACCCAACGCCAGGCACAGGCAATGTAA
- the nblB gene encoding phycobilisome degradation protein NblB produces the protein MTITRESVQALLSSEEYSDRIRGLNHLRQLDQTTGFELIQPLITDSQARVRYAAVSQLDHLGTVDPAAALVLLRDRLQHDSEADVQAAAADAIAALKLTDGFDDLKQAYETTTEWLLQFSIVAALGEMGDPRGFDLLVDALKSDQSLLYTAAISAFGELGDRRAVPLLLPFQSDDDWQVRYRIAQSLNRLGGDEAKTALAHLAQDSVEVVANEAQRGIAAD, from the coding sequence ATGACTATTACCCGTGAATCCGTGCAGGCGCTGTTAAGTTCAGAGGAGTACAGCGATCGCATTCGTGGCTTAAATCATCTGCGTCAACTGGATCAGACCACTGGGTTTGAACTGATTCAACCCCTGATTACGGATTCTCAAGCGCGGGTGCGCTATGCAGCGGTGAGTCAATTGGATCATTTAGGGACGGTTGACCCCGCTGCGGCCTTGGTGCTGTTGCGCGATCGCCTCCAGCACGATTCCGAAGCCGATGTGCAGGCAGCAGCGGCCGATGCGATCGCCGCCCTCAAACTCACCGACGGCTTCGACGACCTCAAACAGGCCTACGAAACCACCACCGAATGGCTCCTGCAATTCAGCATCGTCGCCGCCCTCGGTGAAATGGGCGATCCCCGTGGCTTTGATCTCCTCGTTGATGCCCTCAAATCCGATCAATCCCTCCTCTACACCGCCGCCATCAGCGCCTTTGGTGAACTAGGCGATCGCCGTGCCGTCCCACTCTTACTTCCCTTCCAAAGTGATGACGACTGGCAAGTGCGTTACCGCATTGCCCAATCCTTAAACCGTCTCGGCGGCGACGAAGCCAAAACCGCCCTCGCCCACCTCGCCCAAGATTCCGTAGAAGTCGTTGCCAATGAAGCCCAGCGGGGTATTGCCGCCGATTAA
- a CDS encoding PAS domain-containing sensor histidine kinase has product MHRLLEDQIQQYLGSLEALPPEWRRFLVAVSETYEAAERDRQTLVQDQVTNTQALLEANAQMRKAIPDLFFQLDQDSIIRDYKPGSMHDVYVPLLDPIGKPLYSFLPTEVAEQFRTALQQLSLKQPMLSFSHSLVLDGETYFYEVRLVQLSHHQAIAIIRDITLQKRTEAELTAAKETAIREATRSEEANLAKSQFLAKMSHELRTPLNAILGFSQLMNRDPNLNADQKDYLNTINQSGKHLLDVINEILDLAKIEAGRTTLNEQPFHLPRLLNSVRAMLAMKATSKGLEFRLELDPELPVQVEADEQKLRQVLINLLGNAIKFTAQGWICLAVKTLSTSENGRILVQFQIQDTGCGINETETDNLFDPFVQSLKRTDNQEGTGLGLTISQQFVQLMGGMITVQSTVGQGTLFQFTIPLKLVRESTSLAQTPLVIVGLAPDQPNHHILVVEDRKTNRDLLMTLLATVGFTVTAVTQGEEAIAAWQTIQPDFIWMDLQMPILDGLGATQAIRQQERSQGVIHPVPIVVLTASAFVADEAQVLEMGCNGLVRKPYTESIIFETMARHLGVIYTYADEEIPTTSPHLGRSFPSDDPTQNPILNQFQSMPPAWQVQLKQAVYEADGEEIHQLVQQLPPLCGELGTAIVQWLDGFEFETMIAMLDLESESDAE; this is encoded by the coding sequence ATGCATCGCCTGCTCGAAGATCAAATTCAACAGTATCTGGGTTCCCTGGAGGCGTTGCCTCCGGAATGGCGACGGTTTTTGGTGGCGGTGAGTGAGACCTACGAAGCGGCTGAGCGCGATCGCCAAACCCTAGTGCAGGATCAAGTCACAAACACCCAAGCCTTGCTCGAAGCCAATGCCCAAATGCGGAAGGCTATTCCGGATCTATTTTTTCAGCTTGACCAAGACAGCATCATCCGGGACTACAAACCCGGCAGCATGCACGATGTTTACGTGCCCTTGCTCGATCCGATTGGGAAACCCCTCTACAGCTTTTTACCCACTGAGGTTGCCGAGCAATTTCGCACGGCTCTCCAGCAACTGAGTCTCAAGCAACCGATGCTGAGTTTTAGCCATTCTCTGGTCTTAGATGGGGAAACCTATTTTTATGAAGTGCGGCTCGTGCAGTTAAGCCATCATCAAGCGATCGCCATCATTCGCGACATCACCCTCCAAAAACGCACCGAAGCCGAACTCACCGCCGCCAAAGAAACCGCCATCCGCGAAGCCACCCGCAGCGAAGAAGCCAACCTGGCCAAAAGTCAGTTTCTCGCCAAAATGAGCCACGAATTGCGCACCCCCCTCAATGCCATTTTGGGGTTTAGCCAATTGATGAACCGCGACCCCAACCTCAACGCCGACCAAAAAGACTACCTCAACACCATCAACCAAAGCGGCAAACACCTCCTTGATGTGATCAACGAAATCCTCGATCTCGCCAAAATTGAGGCCGGGCGCACCACTCTCAATGAACAACCCTTTCACTTGCCCCGTCTCCTCAACAGTGTGCGTGCCATGTTGGCCATGAAAGCCACCTCAAAGGGGTTAGAATTTCGCCTCGAACTTGATCCAGAATTGCCGGTACAAGTGGAAGCCGATGAACAAAAGCTGCGCCAGGTGTTGATCAACCTCCTCGGCAATGCGATTAAATTCACCGCCCAAGGCTGGATCTGTTTAGCCGTCAAGACACTCTCAACCTCAGAAAATGGGCGAATTCTGGTGCAGTTTCAGATTCAAGATACCGGGTGTGGCATTAACGAGACGGAGACGGATAACCTGTTTGACCCCTTTGTGCAAAGTCTGAAGCGCACGGATAATCAAGAAGGTACGGGGCTGGGCTTGACGATTAGCCAACAGTTTGTCCAGTTGATGGGGGGCATGATTACGGTGCAGAGTACCGTCGGACAGGGCACGCTTTTTCAGTTCACGATTCCGCTGAAGTTAGTCCGCGAAAGTACGAGCTTAGCTCAAACACCACTCGTGATAGTTGGCCTGGCCCCAGACCAGCCTAACCATCACATTTTGGTGGTGGAAGATCGCAAAACAAATCGAGATTTGTTGATGACGCTGTTGGCGACGGTGGGATTTACGGTGACGGCGGTGACCCAAGGGGAAGAAGCGATCGCAGCCTGGCAAACCATCCAACCCGATTTCATTTGGATGGATTTACAAATGCCGATCTTGGACGGATTAGGGGCCACCCAAGCCATCCGTCAGCAAGAACGATCCCAAGGAGTGATCCACCCCGTGCCCATTGTGGTTTTGACTGCCAGCGCCTTTGTGGCCGACGAAGCCCAAGTGCTCGAGATGGGGTGTAATGGCCTAGTGCGCAAGCCCTATACAGAGTCCATCATTTTTGAAACCATGGCCCGCCATCTCGGCGTGATCTACACCTACGCAGATGAAGAAATCCCCACCACATCGCCCCACTTAGGGCGTTCATTCCCCTCAGACGATCCCACCCAAAACCCCATCCTCAATCAATTTCAATCAATGCCACCGGCTTGGCAGGTGCAGCTTAAGCAAGCGGTGTATGAAGCGGATGGTGAGGAAATCCATCAACTGGTGCAACAACTCCCCCCCCTCTGTGGGGAGTTGGGCACTGCTATTGTGCAATGGCTCGACGGCTTTGAATTTGAAACGATGATTGCCATGCTGGATCTTGAGAGCGAGAGTGATGCTGAATAA
- a CDS encoding NAD(P)/FAD-dependent oxidoreductase yields the protein MTHAPETATPHHVVIVGGGFGGLYAAKALGNAPVKVTLIDKRNFHLFQPLLYQVATGTISPADISSPLRLVLNNHRNIQVLLDEVTEINPEAKTIHLQDGDLSYDSLIVATGVSHHYFGNDHWENHAPGLKTVEDALEMRRRIFLAFEAAEKETDPAKRQAWLTFVIVGGGPTGVELAGAIAEIAHSALKHDFRTIDTTQAKILLIEGLDRILPPYPPELSAKAAASLEKLGVTVQTQSMVTAVESGCVQVRQGETESAIPARTILWAAGVKASGLGAVLRDRAQAELDRAGRVIVEPDLSVKHYPDIFVIGDLAHYAHQGDRPLPGIAPVAMQQGEYIAKLIPARLAGKTTPTFRYLDLGKLAVIGQNAAVVDLGFVKFSGFIAWLIWVFAHIYYLIEFDNKLIVMLQWGWNYFTRGRGARLITGESVLPLIRDLDPQEPPLSIPR from the coding sequence ATGACTCACGCCCCTGAAACTGCAACTCCGCACCATGTCGTTATTGTGGGGGGAGGATTTGGCGGCCTCTATGCCGCGAAAGCCCTCGGCAATGCTCCCGTCAAGGTCACCCTGATCGATAAACGCAATTTTCACCTCTTCCAGCCCCTGCTCTATCAAGTGGCGACGGGAACCATCTCCCCGGCTGATATTTCGTCACCCCTGCGCCTCGTGCTCAACAACCATCGCAATATTCAGGTGCTCTTAGATGAGGTGACGGAGATTAACCCGGAGGCGAAGACGATCCATCTCCAGGATGGGGATTTGAGCTACGACAGTTTGATTGTGGCAACGGGGGTGAGTCACCATTATTTTGGCAATGACCATTGGGAAAACCACGCGCCCGGTTTAAAAACCGTCGAGGATGCCCTGGAAATGCGGCGGCGCATTTTCCTGGCCTTTGAAGCGGCCGAGAAGGAAACCGATCCGGCAAAGCGGCAGGCATGGCTGACCTTTGTGATTGTGGGGGGCGGGCCGACGGGAGTGGAGTTGGCGGGGGCGATCGCAGAAATTGCCCATAGCGCCCTCAAGCACGATTTCCGCACGATCGACACCACCCAAGCCAAAATTCTCCTCATTGAAGGCCTCGATCGCATCCTCCCCCCCTACCCCCCAGAACTCTCCGCCAAAGCCGCCGCCTCCCTGGAAAAATTGGGCGTGACGGTGCAAACACAATCCATGGTGACGGCGGTGGAATCGGGCTGTGTGCAGGTGCGCCAAGGGGAAACAGAATCGGCAATTCCCGCCCGCACGATTCTTTGGGCCGCCGGGGTGAAAGCGTCGGGCTTGGGTGCTGTATTGCGCGATCGCGCCCAAGCCGAACTCGATCGCGCCGGTCGCGTCATCGTTGAGCCGGATCTGAGCGTGAAGCACTACCCCGATATCTTCGTGATTGGCGATCTTGCCCACTATGCCCATCAAGGCGATCGCCCCCTCCCCGGCATCGCCCCCGTCGCCATGCAACAAGGCGAATACATAGCCAAACTGATCCCCGCTCGCCTCGCCGGAAAAACCACCCCCACCTTCCGCTACCTCGACCTCGGCAAACTCGCCGTCATCGGCCAAAACGCCGCCGTCGTCGATCTCGGCTTCGTCAAATTCTCCGGCTTCATCGCCTGGCTCATCTGGGTGTTCGCCCACATCTATTACCTGATCGAATTTGATAACAAACTGATCGTCATGCTCCAATGGGGTTGGAACTACTTCACCCGCGGCCGCGGCGCTCGCCTGATTACCGGCGAAAGCGTCCTCCCCCTGATTCGAGACCTCGACCCCCAAGAGCCACCCCTCTCCATCCCCCGTTAG
- a CDS encoding DUF938 domain-containing protein: protein MDISLDRRQYAPATERNRDPILQVLKQVLPPQGTVLEIASGTGEHGVYFAPALAPRRWLSSEPNPELRSSILAWQQACPVANLTAPIPLDVCDRPWSIETGLLPPGLTRAELEHDPIRAIVAINMIHIAPWAATLGLLAGAGRILPPGGILYLYGPFFQGGQVAAPSNIAFDQSLRAANPDWGIRALEEVEAIAHGEGLQRREAIAMPANNLSVIFERHDQ, encoded by the coding sequence ATGGATATTAGTTTGGATCGCCGTCAATATGCCCCCGCCACAGAGCGCAACCGCGATCCGATTTTGCAGGTGCTTAAACAGGTCTTGCCGCCCCAGGGAACGGTGTTAGAGATTGCCAGCGGCACTGGCGAGCATGGGGTGTATTTCGCGCCCGCCCTCGCGCCCCGGCGGTGGTTGAGCAGTGAACCCAATCCGGAACTGCGATCGAGCATTTTGGCTTGGCAACAGGCTTGCCCGGTTGCGAACCTCACCGCTCCGATTCCGTTGGATGTGTGCGATCGCCCCTGGTCAATTGAAACCGGCTTGCTACCCCCAGGACTGACGAGGGCAGAGTTAGAGCATGATCCGATTCGTGCGATCGTGGCGATCAACATGATCCACATCGCGCCTTGGGCCGCCACCCTCGGACTCCTGGCCGGAGCGGGGCGCATCTTGCCACCGGGGGGGATTTTGTATCTGTACGGGCCGTTTTTCCAAGGGGGACAAGTCGCCGCCCCCAGCAATATCGCCTTTGATCAATCCCTCCGGGCGGCTAATCCCGATTGGGGGATTCGTGCCCTCGAAGAGGTCGAAGCGATCGCCCATGGGGAAGGTCTGCAACGACGGGAGGCGATCGCCATGCCCGCCAATAATCTTTCCGTGATCTTCGAGCGTCACGATCAGTAG